Proteins encoded in a region of the Paenibacillus sp. W2I17 genome:
- the bacA gene encoding undecaprenyl-diphosphate phosphatase — MDIISSIIMGIIEGLTEFLPVSSTGHMILTAHLLGLSEDNESVKTFEVVVQLGAVLAVVVLYWNKFIDMFRFTGGSRPYSRRLNLGHIFLAMVPAVVIGLVFRDWIKAHLFGPETVLYSLVIGGILMIVAERWSRKSGRITTHDVDDISYKQAFAVGIFQILALWPGFSRSGSTISGGLFAGVSRVAAAEFTFLVSVPIMIGATGYDLYKSIDHLNGSDFPIFAIGFIAAFIVAMLAIKTFLSILKKLSLTVFAVYRFVLAAVFFIILM, encoded by the coding sequence TTGGACATTATATCATCCATTATTATGGGCATCATCGAAGGTTTGACTGAGTTTTTGCCCGTGTCCTCTACTGGACACATGATTCTGACTGCCCACTTGCTGGGTTTATCGGAGGACAACGAGTCAGTCAAAACGTTTGAGGTGGTTGTTCAACTCGGGGCTGTACTTGCTGTTGTTGTACTGTACTGGAACAAATTCATTGATATGTTCCGCTTCACCGGAGGGAGCAGACCTTACTCCCGCCGCCTCAATCTGGGACATATCTTCCTGGCGATGGTTCCTGCCGTAGTTATCGGACTTGTATTCCGCGACTGGATCAAAGCACATTTGTTTGGTCCGGAAACAGTGCTGTACAGTCTCGTTATAGGTGGTATATTGATGATCGTGGCCGAACGCTGGAGCCGGAAGAGTGGGCGGATTACTACCCATGATGTCGATGATATTTCCTACAAACAGGCATTCGCGGTGGGTATATTCCAGATATTGGCATTGTGGCCAGGCTTCTCCCGTTCCGGGTCAACGATCTCAGGCGGTCTCTTTGCAGGGGTAAGCCGTGTAGCCGCTGCGGAGTTCACATTCCTTGTGTCTGTGCCAATTATGATTGGTGCTACGGGATATGACCTGTACAAAAGTATCGATCACCTGAACGGCAGTGATTTCCCAATCTTCGCGATTGGATTCATCGCTGCTTTCATCGTCGCCATGCTTGCGATCAAGACGTTCCTGTCCATTTTGAAAAAATTGAGCCTGACCGTCTTTGCTGTGTATCGCTTTGTCTTGGCAGCCGTGTTCTTTATTATTCTGATGTAA
- a CDS encoding TetR/AcrR family transcriptional regulator: MTKINGLEPGEERRDQIIRIAMERFATQGYHQTKISDIVREAGVAQGTFYWHFKSKEAIASEIVLTGKEELLEAIGQGYRKDAGSVEDMVKASERLFTDLFLFATQNRYFMELLLKGIVTEESVQRLVEETRNAVETAFRHNMERAIELGMLPKGMDVPLRAALLVSMIEGMISRWLFGSDELHSKFSAMTASSLAAEAASFEFYGLLGT; this comes from the coding sequence ATGACCAAAATTAACGGTTTGGAACCCGGTGAAGAACGCCGGGACCAAATAATACGCATAGCGATGGAGCGTTTTGCAACCCAAGGCTACCATCAGACGAAAATTTCCGATATCGTCCGTGAGGCTGGTGTGGCGCAAGGGACGTTCTACTGGCACTTCAAGAGTAAAGAAGCCATTGCTTCGGAGATTGTCTTAACGGGCAAGGAGGAGTTGCTTGAGGCGATCGGACAAGGGTACCGCAAGGATGCAGGATCGGTAGAAGATATGGTGAAAGCATCGGAAAGGCTGTTCACTGACTTGTTTTTGTTTGCCACGCAGAATCGCTATTTTATGGAACTGTTGCTCAAAGGCATCGTGACGGAAGAATCCGTACAACGCCTGGTTGAGGAGACACGTAATGCTGTCGAAACTGCGTTTCGTCACAATATGGAACGAGCCATCGAACTCGGCATGTTGCCTAAGGGCATGGATGTACCGCTTCGAGCAGCGTTATTGGTAAGCATGATTGAAGGCATGATATCACGCTGGTTGTTCGGTTCCGATGAGTTGCACAGCAAATTCTCAGCCATGACAGCTTCATCGCTGGCAGCTGAGGCAGCAAGCTTTGAGTTTTACGGACTGCTAGGCACATAA